Proteins encoded in a region of the Spirochaeta lutea genome:
- a CDS encoding TetR/AcrR family transcriptional regulator: MPRQREFDPQEVLSRVMVLFWQRGYLDTSIDDIVRITGVSRYGLYSTFGDKYELFVKAMDYYSRTTIQGLLGPMEGPDGGREEILHYFDRLLAALDRPEDRLGCLIGNASVELVDAGAEVSRRIAAHFSRMRRAFVHALTNAMAKEEISRFSEDGGAALGKTSQADSDDTRDVESLADYLVGVATGYLVCIRGGIPDDQVRRFIRTALAWLY; encoded by the coding sequence ATGCCGCGTCAACGGGAATTTGATCCCCAGGAGGTATTGTCCCGGGTAATGGTGCTGTTTTGGCAGCGGGGATACCTGGATACATCGATAGACGACATCGTTCGGATTACCGGGGTAAGCCGCTACGGGTTGTATTCCACCTTCGGAGATAAATATGAGTTATTTGTCAAGGCGATGGATTACTATTCCCGCACCACCATCCAGGGGTTGTTAGGTCCCATGGAGGGTCCGGATGGGGGGCGTGAGGAGATTCTACACTACTTCGATAGGCTGCTTGCCGCCCTGGATCGACCCGAAGACCGGCTGGGGTGCCTAATCGGCAACGCTTCGGTTGAGCTGGTGGATGCCGGTGCGGAGGTTTCCCGACGGATTGCCGCACATTTTTCCCGGATGCGCAGGGCATTTGTCCATGCCTTAACTAATGCCATGGCTAAGGAAGAAATCTCCCGATTCTCCGAGGATGGGGGGGCGGCCCTCGGGAAGACCAGCCAGGCGGACTCGGACGATACCAGGGATGTTGAATCCCTGGCCGATTACTTGGTGGGGGTTGCCACGGGGTACCTGGTCTGTATCCGCGGGGGTATTCCTGATGACCAGGTTCGGCGGTTCATCCGGACTGCCCTTGCCTGGTTGTACTAG
- a CDS encoding nucleotidyltransferase family protein: protein MKPALLVLAAGMGSRYGGIKQIEPVGPSGEIILEYSVYDAIRAGFDKAVFVIRRDIERDFTDHVLTRFDSKIQTEVVFQDLHDLPREYTVPEGRQKPWGTGHAVLSGSPALSQPFAVINADDFYGSQAFDAAGQFLSRVDSHALELCMVGYRLDKTVSDHGTVSRGLCQVDARGYLQDVEEHTKIEKTPEGIVSHLADGTAQELTGDETVSMNLFGFTPPLLDRARSQFKDFLDQHGNDLKAEFYIPKVVNTLIHSGEAQLSVLQTDAQWFGITYQEDRPRVIQSIRTLVDQGRYPSPLWS, encoded by the coding sequence ATGAAACCCGCACTACTTGTCTTGGCCGCCGGAATGGGGAGCCGGTACGGAGGCATAAAGCAGATTGAACCGGTGGGCCCCTCGGGTGAGATCATCCTCGAATACTCAGTATACGACGCCATTCGCGCGGGATTCGACAAGGCGGTTTTTGTTATTCGCCGGGATATTGAACGGGACTTTACCGACCACGTGCTTACGCGATTCGACTCCAAGATACAAACCGAGGTTGTCTTCCAGGATTTGCATGATTTGCCCCGGGAATACACCGTTCCCGAGGGGCGGCAAAAGCCCTGGGGAACCGGTCATGCCGTTTTAAGCGGATCACCCGCCCTCTCTCAGCCCTTTGCGGTAATCAATGCAGACGATTTTTACGGATCCCAGGCCTTCGATGCTGCCGGTCAGTTTTTGTCCCGGGTGGATTCCCATGCCCTGGAGCTCTGTATGGTGGGGTATCGTCTCGATAAAACCGTGAGCGACCACGGAACGGTCTCCAGGGGACTGTGCCAGGTGGACGCCCGGGGATACCTCCAGGACGTGGAGGAGCACACAAAAATTGAAAAGACCCCCGAAGGTATTGTCAGCCATCTGGCCGATGGAACTGCCCAGGAGCTTACCGGTGATGAAACTGTGAGCATGAATCTCTTTGGCTTTACCCCGCCCCTGTTAGATCGGGCCAGGAGCCAATTCAAGGATTTCCTGGACCAGCATGGGAATGATCTGAAGGCCGAGTTTTATATTCCCAAGGTGGTGAATACCCTAATCCATTCCGGTGAGGCACAGCTTTCGGTTCTGCAGACCGACGCCCAGTGGTTTGGCATCACCTACCAAGAAGACCGGCCCCGGGTTATTCAGAGCATCCGTACCCTGGTTGACCAGGGGCGGTACCCAAGTCCGCTTTGGTCCTAG
- a CDS encoding FKBP-type peptidyl-prolyl cis-trans isomerase: MIATTNKQVTITYSFSTADGRSLGSSEQSGPFQFVLGRGDIIPGLDRRLEGAKVGDSFHFEIPASEAYGEWQEDKEFRLDPSALASLGEAKPGMRVTTTMQGQPVELVITAITDQEVVLDGNHPLAGHDIVFDVRIEGVEDAPLEDDHGCGCGGTCGCS, translated from the coding sequence ATGATCGCAACAACAAATAAACAGGTCACTATTACATATAGCTTTTCCACCGCCGACGGCCGATCCCTGGGCTCCAGCGAGCAGTCCGGCCCCTTCCAGTTTGTTCTCGGCAGGGGCGACATTATTCCCGGTCTCGACCGTCGCCTGGAGGGCGCCAAGGTGGGCGATTCCTTCCATTTCGAGATTCCGGCATCCGAAGCCTACGGAGAATGGCAGGAGGACAAAGAGTTCCGGCTTGATCCCTCGGCCCTCGCCTCTCTGGGAGAAGCAAAGCCGGGAATGCGGGTCACTACCACCATGCAGGGGCAGCCGGTCGAACTCGTCATCACCGCCATTACAGACCAGGAGGTCGTCCTGGACGGGAATCATCCCCTAGCCGGGCATGACATCGTCTTCGATGTTCGGATAGAAGGTGTGGAGGATGCTCCCCTGGAGGATGATCATGGCTGCGGCTGCGGCGGAACCTGCGGCTGCAGCTGA
- a CDS encoding SDR family NAD(P)-dependent oxidoreductase, with translation MGEPLSPTVLPLGPVAGSFAGFGAGYGPLRTILGVAAMEGYVILHPVGFFASKQNERSEKGVSMGLRKITLDTHQYGPWAIVTGASSGIGLEFAKQLAANGIHLVLVARREQLLRGISRDLSARWGIETRVVPLDLTQPDMLKVLGEAVADLDIGLVVSNAGGGGPREFLEESLESLRRVVELNAVAPLQLARYFGERLVARGRGGLVFVSAMGAQVGLPFMANESGTKAYNSSLGKALNWEFRGKGVHVTVLEPGPTQTPIVEEFGFTAENLPMKPMAVEACVAEALTALKNNKPSILSGRINRAFNRLLPQGLLRRINAGMLGSAARIRAGRVADTGSVSG, from the coding sequence ATGGGTGAACCATTGTCCCCGACGGTGCTGCCCCTGGGGCCGGTTGCCGGCAGCTTCGCGGGATTCGGTGCAGGGTATGGGCCGTTACGCACTATCCTGGGTGTCGCCGCCATGGAGGGGTACGTGATTTTGCACCCCGTGGGTTTTTTTGCATCAAAACAGAACGAACGTTCTGAAAAAGGAGTTAGTATGGGATTGAGGAAGATCACCCTTGATACACATCAATACGGGCCCTGGGCAATCGTTACCGGGGCATCATCAGGAATCGGTCTGGAGTTTGCCAAGCAGCTTGCGGCCAACGGGATCCACCTAGTGTTGGTAGCCCGGAGAGAGCAGCTGCTTCGGGGAATCAGCCGGGATCTGTCCGCCCGGTGGGGTATAGAGACACGGGTGGTCCCCCTGGATTTGACCCAGCCTGATATGCTGAAGGTACTCGGAGAGGCCGTGGCGGATCTCGACATCGGTCTGGTTGTTTCGAACGCCGGGGGCGGCGGGCCGAGGGAGTTTTTGGAGGAGTCCCTGGAGTCGCTTCGGAGGGTAGTGGAGCTGAACGCCGTGGCGCCTCTTCAATTGGCCCGGTATTTCGGTGAGAGGCTGGTCGCCCGGGGCCGGGGAGGGCTGGTGTTTGTTTCCGCCATGGGCGCCCAGGTCGGGTTGCCGTTTATGGCGAATGAATCGGGGACCAAAGCCTATAACTCGAGCCTTGGGAAGGCCTTGAACTGGGAGTTCCGGGGCAAGGGGGTCCATGTGACGGTGCTCGAACCTGGGCCGACCCAAACCCCCATTGTGGAGGAGTTCGGGTTCACAGCGGAAAATCTGCCCATGAAACCCATGGCGGTGGAAGCCTGCGTAGCCGAGGCCCTTACGGCCCTGAAAAACAATAAACCGTCCATACTCTCCGGGCGGATCAACCGCGCCTTCAATAGACTGCTTCCCCAGGGTCTTCTTCGACGGATTAACGCCGGGATGCTGGGATCGGCTGCCAGGATACGGGCCGGCCGGGTTGCTGATACAGGTTCGGTGTCGGGTTGA
- a CDS encoding glycogen/starch/alpha-glucan phosphorylase, with the protein MATAKKKAGGPSDPPKNIRSGNSKDAIKWDFAEHLKYNMGVDSYSATEQDRFMALANAVRDRLINQWLQTQRTHHEKGVKRVYYLSLEFLMGRAMGNNVINAGFEEAVRDAMEELGYSFEEMREQEVDAGLGNGGLGRLAACFLDSLATLDLPAFGYGLRYDYGIFRQGVENGHQVEHPDDWLRNGNPWEIERPEVSVPVNFGGRVQAVQNAKGQTVYQWVDTDQVIGVAFDTPIVGFGGKTVNTLRLWSARANEEFSFHEFNEGDYVEAVADKVHAENLTKVLYPNDKLYLGKELRLKQQYFFVACSLADIIRRFKKSGKKWKDLPSMAAIQLNDTHPSVAVAELMRILMDHEGLTWETAWDITVKTLGYTNHTLMPEALEKWAVPMFEKLLPRHLQIIYEINHRFLSQVAIKFPGNTQKLADMSIIEEGNPKQIRMAYLAIVGSHSTNGVAALHTELLKSRLVPNFAQMWPNRFNNKTNGITQRRFLLKANPPLAKLITDTIGNGWVTNMAELKKLLPYAEDTAFRKQFAAVKAQAKQALADQVLRETGWVIETDRIFDVQIKRIHEYKRQLLNALHIIILYNRIKAGKTKGLLPRTFIFGGKAAPGYAMAKLIIKLINNISNVVNNDPDVNKYLQVYFLPNYRVSLAEKIIPAADVSEQISTAGTEASGTGNMKFMANGALTLGTLDGANIEIREEAGDENCFIFGLTADEVEELRPTYDPYKYYLENQEIKDALDLLFSGHFNFGEPNIFEPIRHTLFEGGDNYFHLADLASYTAAQDKVVAQYADQDTWVRKAIINVATSGKFSSDRTIAEYAKDIWDVKPCAIDLNTEGEETLIEATKRK; encoded by the coding sequence ATGGCTACAGCAAAAAAGAAGGCTGGGGGGCCTTCCGATCCGCCTAAGAACATTAGAAGCGGAAACTCAAAGGACGCCATCAAGTGGGATTTCGCAGAACACCTTAAATACAACATGGGCGTAGACAGCTACTCAGCCACCGAGCAAGATCGGTTCATGGCCTTGGCCAACGCGGTGCGCGACCGCCTAATCAACCAATGGCTGCAAACCCAACGTACCCATCACGAGAAAGGGGTCAAACGGGTCTATTACCTGTCCCTGGAGTTTCTGATGGGCCGAGCCATGGGAAACAACGTCATCAATGCCGGATTTGAAGAGGCAGTCCGGGACGCCATGGAAGAGCTCGGTTACAGCTTCGAGGAAATGCGCGAGCAGGAAGTGGACGCAGGGCTTGGCAATGGGGGTCTTGGGCGGCTTGCAGCCTGCTTCCTCGATTCCCTGGCGACCCTCGACCTTCCCGCCTTCGGGTACGGTCTACGCTACGATTACGGCATATTCCGCCAGGGGGTAGAGAACGGCCATCAGGTCGAGCATCCCGACGACTGGCTCCGGAACGGAAACCCCTGGGAAATCGAACGTCCCGAGGTCAGCGTACCGGTTAACTTCGGCGGCCGGGTCCAGGCCGTGCAAAACGCCAAGGGTCAGACGGTGTACCAGTGGGTAGATACCGACCAGGTAATCGGGGTTGCCTTCGACACACCCATCGTTGGCTTTGGAGGCAAAACCGTTAATACACTCCGGCTCTGGAGCGCCAGGGCGAATGAAGAGTTTAGCTTCCATGAATTCAACGAGGGCGACTACGTTGAGGCCGTTGCCGATAAGGTTCATGCAGAAAACCTCACCAAGGTCCTGTACCCAAATGATAAGCTCTACCTCGGAAAAGAGCTGCGGCTGAAGCAGCAGTACTTCTTCGTTGCCTGTTCCCTGGCCGACATCATCCGGCGGTTTAAAAAATCGGGAAAAAAATGGAAGGACCTGCCATCCATGGCGGCTATTCAGCTCAACGATACCCACCCGAGCGTTGCGGTGGCTGAGCTCATGAGAATCCTCATGGACCATGAGGGCCTTACCTGGGAGACCGCCTGGGACATAACCGTAAAAACCCTGGGTTACACCAACCATACCCTCATGCCCGAAGCGCTGGAAAAATGGGCGGTTCCCATGTTTGAGAAGCTTCTTCCCCGGCATCTTCAGATCATCTACGAGATCAATCACCGCTTCCTGAGCCAGGTAGCTATCAAATTCCCCGGAAACACCCAGAAGCTCGCCGATATGAGCATTATTGAGGAGGGGAATCCAAAGCAGATTCGCATGGCGTACCTCGCCATCGTCGGCAGCCATAGCACCAACGGGGTTGCAGCCCTCCATACCGAGCTTCTCAAAAGCCGGCTGGTTCCCAACTTCGCCCAGATGTGGCCGAACCGCTTCAATAACAAGACAAACGGCATCACCCAGCGGCGCTTCCTACTCAAGGCGAATCCTCCCCTGGCAAAACTAATCACCGACACCATCGGAAACGGTTGGGTTACCAACATGGCCGAGCTGAAAAAGCTCCTGCCTTACGCCGAAGATACTGCCTTCAGAAAGCAGTTTGCCGCGGTTAAGGCCCAGGCCAAACAGGCCCTGGCTGATCAGGTTCTGCGGGAAACCGGCTGGGTCATTGAAACCGACCGAATCTTCGATGTACAGATTAAACGGATCCATGAATACAAGCGCCAGCTGCTCAATGCCCTGCACATCATCATCCTCTACAACAGGATTAAGGCGGGCAAAACCAAGGGACTTCTTCCCAGAACCTTCATCTTCGGGGGAAAGGCTGCTCCCGGGTATGCCATGGCCAAGCTGATCATCAAACTCATTAACAACATCAGCAATGTGGTGAACAACGACCCGGATGTGAACAAGTACCTCCAAGTCTACTTTCTCCCCAACTACCGGGTAAGCCTGGCGGAAAAAATCATCCCTGCTGCAGATGTGTCCGAGCAGATTTCCACCGCCGGAACCGAAGCCTCCGGCACGGGGAATATGAAGTTCATGGCCAACGGAGCCCTGACCCTGGGAACCCTGGATGGCGCGAATATTGAGATTCGTGAAGAAGCCGGGGATGAAAACTGCTTTATCTTCGGTTTAACCGCTGATGAGGTGGAAGAACTTCGGCCGACCTACGATCCCTACAAATACTACCTGGAAAACCAGGAGATTAAGGATGCCCTGGATCTGTTGTTCAGCGGACACTTTAATTTCGGCGAACCGAATATCTTCGAACCCATCCGCCACACCCTCTTTGAGGGAGGAGACAACTATTTCCACCTAGCCGATCTCGCCAGCTACACAGCCGCCCAGGATAAGGTGGTTGCCCAGTATGCCGATCAGGATACCTGGGTGCGGAAGGCCATCATCAATGTCGCCACCAGCGGTAAGTTCAGTTCCGACCGAACCATTGCGGAGTATGCCAAGGACATTTGGGATGTGAAGCCCTGCGCCATCGATCTGAATACCGAGGGCGAAGAAACCCTTATTGAAGCAACCAAGCGCAAGTAA
- a CDS encoding carbohydrate-binding family 9-like protein, producing MSFRSRAARRDGEDHGEMIPETVDQEGVGQTREGQWPPLLRLRVPRVPALADLGRGLVAAAGGRAVIDPGLDPHGSALGDAISLVLAGQGCPAPIAQRNWLPPGHTGVSGVGQPGAATQVHSGYPGGSRIIDPVQCQALMAHDGTNLYLQYQVLEPEIRCIHDKDQAPVYQDSCVELFISPGGNYRNFEFNAIGSCLHYIGPDRHNRRPLPPEVVGRILRIPSRGARAQHQHPGDGPHRWSLLVMIPGDVLGLDPGTGTVPRSSEPASADSVPPTGEPAPNLSGTTWRGNLYKCGDSLEQPHYLSWSAIDTPKPDFHVPEFFGIIDFQ from the coding sequence ATGAGTTTTCGCTCTAGGGCTGCCCGCAGGGACGGTGAGGACCACGGCGAAATGATCCCGGAAACTGTGGATCAGGAAGGTGTGGGACAGACCCGGGAGGGACAGTGGCCGCCCCTGTTGCGGTTGCGGGTTCCCAGGGTGCCGGCTCTGGCGGACCTGGGGAGGGGCCTCGTCGCTGCAGCCGGCGGCCGGGCAGTCATCGATCCGGGGCTGGATCCCCATGGTTCGGCCCTGGGAGATGCTATCAGCCTGGTGTTGGCGGGCCAGGGGTGCCCGGCGCCCATCGCCCAGCGGAATTGGCTCCCTCCCGGGCATACGGGTGTCTCAGGGGTGGGGCAACCGGGGGCAGCCACGCAAGTCCATTCCGGATACCCCGGCGGCTCGCGGATAATCGACCCGGTACAGTGCCAGGCCCTGATGGCCCACGATGGGACGAACCTGTACCTCCAGTACCAGGTCTTGGAACCCGAGATTCGCTGCATTCACGACAAGGATCAGGCGCCGGTCTACCAGGATTCCTGTGTGGAGCTATTCATCAGTCCCGGGGGGAATTACCGGAATTTCGAATTCAACGCTATCGGTAGCTGTCTACACTACATCGGCCCGGACCGGCACAACCGCCGCCCTCTGCCCCCGGAGGTGGTGGGACGGATCCTCCGGATTCCGAGCCGGGGAGCCAGGGCTCAGCACCAGCATCCCGGTGACGGGCCCCACCGCTGGTCCCTCCTGGTTATGATACCTGGAGATGTATTGGGTCTCGATCCCGGCACCGGGACGGTTCCGCGAAGCTCGGAACCAGCCTCGGCTGATTCGGTCCCCCCGACCGGGGAACCAGCTCCGAACCTGTCAGGAACAACCTGGCGCGGAAACCTGTATAAATGCGGCGACAGCCTGGAACAACCCCATTATCTGTCCTGGTCCGCCATCGATACCCCGAAACCGGACTTTCATGTCCCTGAATTTTTCGGAATTATTGATTTTCAATAA